Proteins from a single region of Catenulispora acidiphila DSM 44928:
- a CDS encoding Clp protease N-terminal domain-containing protein, whose product MEELPTLPVLIARIESSHPFSDPLARLADAVETGASISALADHLVGHFVDEARAAGASWAQIGVALGVSKQAVQQRFVPREPATVADFDIEVQRFSRFTPRCLNCVLGAEKIAVATGAAAVTPTHILIGLFVEPQSLAIHALADNGADPAQVRAAAVETLPPAPEGATVLATATATAPSQEPAIPGNSLPFTPEARKTFDLAVRAALSAGHNYVGTEHLLLALAGDPKSETALLLTSFGLTRDGLEASVQRLLMEFMANSGRRGSGVSPLDPAEQGAPPAEG is encoded by the coding sequence ATGGAAGAGCTCCCGACCCTCCCGGTCCTGATCGCCCGCATCGAGTCCAGCCATCCGTTCTCCGACCCCCTGGCCCGGCTCGCCGACGCCGTCGAGACCGGCGCCTCCATCTCAGCCCTCGCCGACCACCTCGTCGGCCACTTCGTCGACGAGGCCCGGGCCGCCGGCGCCTCCTGGGCGCAGATCGGCGTCGCGCTCGGCGTCTCCAAGCAGGCGGTGCAGCAGCGCTTCGTGCCGCGCGAGCCGGCGACCGTCGCCGACTTCGACATCGAGGTCCAGCGCTTCAGCCGCTTCACTCCGCGCTGCCTGAACTGCGTCCTGGGCGCGGAGAAGATCGCCGTGGCGACCGGCGCCGCCGCCGTGACGCCGACCCACATCCTGATCGGTCTGTTCGTCGAGCCGCAGAGCCTGGCCATCCACGCCCTGGCGGACAACGGCGCGGATCCGGCGCAGGTCCGGGCAGCCGCCGTCGAGACTCTGCCGCCGGCTCCGGAGGGCGCGACTGTACTGGCGACGGCGACGGCGACGGCGCCGTCCCAGGAACCGGCCATCCCCGGGAATTCGCTGCCCTTCACTCCCGAGGCGCGCAAGACCTTCGATCTGGCGGTGCGCGCCGCGCTGTCCGCCGGACACAACTACGTCGGCACCGAGCACCTTCTCCTGGCGCTCGCCGGCGATCCGAAATCCGAGACGGCGCTTCTTCTGACGTCCTTCGGCCTCACCCGGGACGGCCTGGAGGCCTCTGTTCAGCGCCTGCTCATGGAATTCATGGCGAACTCCGGGCGGCGCGGCTCCGGTGTCTCACCCCTTGACCCTGCTGAGCAAGGTGCTCCGCCTGCCGAAGGATAG
- the eno gene encoding phosphopyruvate hydratase: MASIEAINAREILDSRGNPTVEVEVLLEDGSFARAAVPSGASTGAFEAVELRDGDAARYGGKGVERAVQGVLDEIYPAVVGEDASDQRLIDQAMIDLDATPNKARLGANALLGVSLAVAKAAAESAELPLFRYLGGPNAHTLPVPMMNILNGGAHADSNVDIQEFMIAPIGAGSFREALRWGAEVYHALKSVLKERGLNTGLGDEGGFAPSLPSNRDALDLILVAIEKAGYTPGRDIALALDVAASEFYKDGAYQFEGKSRTASEMTDYYAELVDAYPLVSIEDPLFEDDWDGWKILTDRLGTQVQIVGDDLFVTNPERLARGIAGGQANALLVKVNQIGTLTETFDAVQLAHRNGYRCMMSHRSGETEDTTIADLAVAVDCGQIKTGAPARSDRVAKYNQLLRIEEELDDAARYAGRSAFPRFTHEG, translated from the coding sequence GTGGCGTCCATCGAAGCCATCAACGCCCGGGAGATCCTGGACTCGCGCGGCAACCCGACCGTCGAGGTCGAAGTGCTTCTCGAAGACGGCAGCTTCGCCCGCGCGGCGGTCCCCTCCGGTGCCTCCACCGGCGCCTTCGAGGCCGTGGAACTGCGCGACGGCGACGCGGCCCGCTACGGCGGCAAGGGCGTCGAGCGCGCCGTGCAGGGCGTCCTGGACGAGATCTACCCCGCGGTGGTCGGCGAGGACGCCTCCGACCAGCGCCTGATCGACCAGGCGATGATCGACCTGGACGCCACGCCGAACAAGGCGCGCCTGGGCGCCAACGCCCTGCTGGGCGTCTCGCTGGCGGTGGCCAAGGCCGCCGCCGAGTCCGCCGAGCTGCCGCTGTTCCGCTACCTCGGCGGCCCGAACGCGCACACCCTGCCGGTGCCGATGATGAACATCCTCAACGGCGGCGCGCACGCGGACTCCAACGTGGACATCCAGGAGTTCATGATCGCCCCGATCGGCGCGGGCAGCTTCCGCGAGGCGCTGCGCTGGGGCGCGGAGGTCTACCACGCGCTGAAGTCCGTGCTCAAGGAGCGCGGCCTGAACACCGGTCTGGGCGACGAGGGCGGCTTCGCGCCGAGCCTGCCGTCCAACCGCGACGCGCTGGACCTGATCCTGGTCGCGATCGAGAAGGCCGGCTACACCCCGGGCCGGGACATCGCGCTGGCGCTGGACGTCGCCGCCTCGGAGTTCTACAAGGACGGCGCCTACCAGTTCGAGGGCAAGTCCCGCACCGCCTCGGAGATGACCGACTACTACGCCGAGCTGGTCGACGCCTACCCGCTGGTGTCCATCGAGGACCCGCTGTTCGAGGACGACTGGGACGGCTGGAAGATCCTCACCGACCGCCTCGGCACCCAGGTGCAGATCGTCGGCGACGACCTGTTCGTCACCAACCCCGAGCGCCTCGCCCGCGGCATCGCCGGCGGCCAGGCCAACGCGCTGCTGGTGAAGGTGAACCAGATCGGCACGCTGACCGAGACCTTCGACGCCGTGCAGCTGGCGCACCGCAACGGCTACCGCTGCATGATGTCGCACCGCTCCGGGGAGACCGAGGACACCACGATCGCCGACCTGGCCGTCGCGGTGGACTGCGGCCAGATCAAGACCGGCGCCCCGGCCCGCTCGGACCGCGTCGCCAAGTACAACCAGCTGCTGCGCATCGAGGAGGAGCTCGACGACGCCGCGCGCTACGCCGGCCGCTCGGCCTTCCCGCGCTTCACGCACGAGGGCTGA
- a CDS encoding FtsB family cell division protein translates to MKSAGSGSTPGRLSAVPTQRQDAASGTSRSSGDGGSGSGASAKRRTRYTARAAILMLVVCALVLALAYPLQQYFSQSSQINQLKQQNAHKRTQVQQLGRQLTQWQDPDYVKIQARLRLHYVFPGETGLRLLGAGDAATGGPDGTTGPSQGSSAWYAQLWNSVTAASGAPTSSGAPTTPATSGASGSAGASGPSGTPTPSGGPARSATSPAPGH, encoded by the coding sequence ATGAAGTCGGCAGGCTCGGGCTCCACGCCCGGACGCTTGAGCGCGGTCCCGACGCAGCGCCAGGACGCTGCGTCGGGAACTTCGCGTTCCTCCGGCGACGGCGGCTCGGGCTCCGGCGCGTCCGCCAAGCGCCGCACGCGCTACACGGCGCGCGCGGCGATCCTGATGCTCGTGGTCTGCGCACTGGTCCTGGCCCTGGCCTATCCGCTGCAGCAGTACTTCTCGCAGAGCTCGCAGATCAACCAGCTCAAGCAGCAGAACGCGCACAAGCGCACCCAGGTCCAGCAGCTCGGCCGGCAGCTCACGCAATGGCAGGACCCGGACTACGTCAAGATCCAGGCCCGGCTCCGGCTGCACTACGTGTTCCCCGGCGAGACCGGCCTCCGCCTGCTCGGCGCCGGAGACGCCGCGACCGGCGGCCCGGACGGCACCACCGGACCCTCGCAGGGATCCAGCGCCTGGTACGCGCAGCTGTGGAACTCGGTGACGGCGGCGAGCGGGGCGCCGACTTCCTCGGGTGCGCCGACGACGCCGGCTACCTCGGGTGCGTCGGGTTCGGCGGGCGCGTCGGGCCCGTCCGGGACGCCGACTCCTTCGGGCGGCCCGGCTCGCTCGGCGACGTCTCCGGCGCCTGGCCACTGA
- a CDS encoding response regulator transcription factor gives MKESSAVRIMIAEDSAILRDGLVQILTKRGHEILAAVPNADELLAAIAVGAPDAVVLDIRMPPTHTDEGLRAALELRRSHPKVGVLLFSQYVETRYARDLFSGQVSGVGYLLKERVADVSEFVEALAKIAAGGTVLDPEVVVQLLGSRPTDALTAREREVLGLMAEGRSNAAIGKKLVLADSSVEKHISNIFTKLGLPPADEDHRRVLAVLKYLGVAP, from the coding sequence ATGAAGGAGAGCAGCGCAGTGCGCATCATGATCGCCGAAGATTCCGCGATCCTGCGGGACGGCCTGGTGCAGATCCTCACCAAGCGCGGCCACGAGATCCTGGCCGCCGTCCCCAATGCCGACGAGTTGTTGGCCGCGATCGCTGTCGGGGCGCCGGACGCCGTCGTGCTCGACATCCGGATGCCGCCGACGCACACCGACGAAGGGCTGCGTGCCGCGCTGGAGCTGCGCCGGAGCCATCCGAAGGTCGGGGTGCTGCTGTTCTCGCAGTACGTGGAGACCCGGTATGCCCGCGATCTGTTCAGCGGCCAGGTCTCCGGCGTCGGCTATCTGCTCAAGGAGCGGGTGGCGGACGTCAGCGAGTTCGTCGAGGCGCTGGCCAAGATCGCCGCCGGCGGCACGGTGCTCGACCCGGAGGTCGTGGTGCAGCTGCTCGGCTCCCGGCCCACCGACGCCCTGACCGCCCGCGAGCGCGAGGTCCTGGGACTGATGGCCGAGGGCCGCTCGAACGCCGCGATCGGCAAGAAGCTCGTGCTCGCCGACAGCTCGGTGGAGAAGCACATCAGCAATATCTTCACCAAGCTCGGGCTGCCGCCGGCCGACGAGGATCACCGGCGGGTGTTGGCCGTGCTGAAGTATCTGGGGGTCGCGCCGTAG
- a CDS encoding sensor histidine kinase: MKRFLLSPVSGRTARQYLFALVSAPLGLAGFVYAVVTLAVGGALSFTFVGLPLIALAIHLARQYAKLQRRMARGLLGVDIEAPPPNLRRQNAHGLLAKLGAALGDLPAWRSQLYLLVRFPLGIAYFVTLGVGVVEGLVMLTYPIWWAVFRPTNTDSHGVKHQSALQFGDGFYFDNWLRALLLTVAGVVWIYAAVWILKFLLWLDSLLMKALLGPTNSERRVEELTVSRAHAVDDSAARLRRIERDLHDGAQAQLVALAMQLGEAKENLDAGGNGAELDLTETRTLIDTAHRNAKQAINELRDLARGIHPAALDTGLRDALGTLAARSAMPVTVNVALAERPDRAIETIAYFCAAELLTNAAKHAAPTRAALSVVQEEGQLHLTVEDDGRGGAQVGYGGGLAGLLDRVRTVEGSLAVDSPQGGPTRVFVKLPMHV, from the coding sequence ATGAAGCGTTTCCTGTTGAGCCCGGTGTCGGGGCGCACCGCACGCCAGTACCTGTTCGCCCTGGTCAGCGCGCCGCTCGGACTCGCGGGCTTCGTGTACGCGGTGGTCACGCTGGCCGTCGGCGGCGCGCTGTCGTTCACCTTCGTCGGGCTGCCGCTGATCGCCCTCGCGATCCACCTGGCCCGGCAGTACGCCAAACTCCAGCGCCGTATGGCCCGCGGCCTGCTCGGCGTCGACATCGAGGCGCCGCCGCCGAACCTGCGCCGGCAGAACGCGCACGGGCTGCTGGCCAAGCTCGGGGCGGCGCTGGGCGACCTGCCGGCGTGGCGGTCCCAGCTGTATCTGCTGGTGCGCTTCCCGCTGGGTATCGCCTACTTCGTCACGCTCGGGGTCGGCGTGGTCGAGGGCCTGGTCATGCTGACCTATCCGATCTGGTGGGCGGTGTTCCGCCCGACGAACACCGACAGCCACGGGGTCAAGCACCAGTCGGCGCTCCAGTTCGGCGACGGCTTCTACTTCGACAACTGGCTGCGCGCACTGCTGCTCACGGTGGCCGGCGTGGTCTGGATCTACGCCGCGGTCTGGATCCTCAAGTTCCTGCTCTGGCTGGACTCGCTGCTGATGAAGGCCCTGCTGGGCCCGACCAACAGCGAGCGCCGGGTCGAGGAGCTGACCGTGAGCCGCGCGCACGCCGTGGACGACTCCGCCGCGCGGCTGCGCCGGATCGAACGCGATCTGCACGACGGCGCGCAGGCGCAGCTGGTCGCACTGGCGATGCAGCTCGGCGAGGCCAAGGAGAACCTGGACGCCGGCGGCAACGGCGCCGAACTGGACCTGACCGAGACCCGAACGCTGATCGACACCGCGCACCGCAACGCCAAGCAGGCCATCAACGAACTGCGCGACCTGGCCCGCGGCATCCACCCGGCGGCACTGGACACCGGCCTGCGCGACGCCCTGGGCACACTCGCGGCGCGCTCAGCGATGCCGGTGACGGTGAACGTGGCGCTGGCCGAGCGCCCGGACCGAGCGATCGAGACCATCGCCTACTTCTGCGCCGCCGAGCTGCTGACCAACGCGGCCAAGCACGCCGCCCCGACCCGAGCCGCGCTGTCAGTGGTGCAGGAGGAGGGGCAACTGCACCTCACCGTCGAGGACGACGGCCGCGGCGGCGCACAGGTCGGCTACGGCGGCGGCCTGGCCGGCCTCCTGGACCGCGTGCGCACCGTGGAGGGCTCGCTGGCGGTGGACAGCCCGCAGGGCGGACCGACGCGGGTGTTCGTGAAGCTGCCGATGCACGTGTGA
- a CDS encoding AMP-binding protein: MPTVAELIGVQSQHTGPGLLGPNGLRYQHPEIAAHAASRAALFGERHRPGMRPHIGVLLGNTDEFVFWLSAAALAGAALVGVNPTRRGAELARDIRHAECELLVTDREHLPLLADLGLDALPLLIVDDPAYREALQPFAGVSATDVKPIAPITEDTRLLLYFTSGSTGAPKAVTCVQGRVAASGAVMAERFGLIASDVCYIPMPMFHGNAILANWGPALVAGATVALRDRFSASGFLSDVREYQATYFTYVGRAISYILATPEHPEDAANPLRAGFGTEAGPRDRERFEQRFGCHLSEGYGASEGGINIVAPRTFPPSVLARGAVVGKTNPTLSILNLETGAPCPPAEFDAAGRLLNGAEAIGELVGTGPGGFTGYWNNPAADAERFADGRYRSGDLFYADTDGWLYFAARKADRMRVDGENISVALLEAILARWEPVEAVAAYAVPDEVTGDAVMCALVLRQGSDFDPGAFADFLAAQADLGTKMAPRFVRVTAALATTATEKVSRYAMREQGWWDVGEDAVWARTGRQGAYQPRDTGSVNRNSAPPP; encoded by the coding sequence ATGCCCACGGTCGCGGAGTTGATCGGTGTCCAGTCCCAGCACACGGGTCCCGGGCTGCTCGGCCCGAACGGCCTGCGGTATCAGCACCCGGAGATCGCCGCGCACGCCGCCAGCAGGGCCGCACTGTTCGGCGAGCGGCATCGTCCGGGCATGCGGCCGCATATCGGAGTCCTGCTGGGCAACACCGACGAGTTCGTGTTCTGGCTCTCCGCCGCGGCGCTCGCCGGGGCGGCGCTGGTCGGCGTGAACCCCACGCGCCGTGGCGCCGAGCTGGCGCGGGACATCCGGCACGCGGAATGCGAGCTGCTGGTGACCGACCGCGAGCATCTGCCGCTGCTCGCCGATCTGGGTCTGGACGCGCTGCCGCTGCTGATCGTGGACGATCCGGCGTACCGCGAGGCTCTGCAACCCTTCGCCGGCGTCAGCGCGACAGACGTCAAGCCGATCGCCCCGATCACCGAGGACACCCGGCTGCTGCTGTACTTCACCTCAGGCTCGACCGGCGCACCGAAGGCGGTGACGTGCGTCCAAGGGCGCGTCGCGGCGTCCGGCGCCGTAATGGCCGAACGCTTCGGGCTGATCGCCTCCGACGTCTGCTACATCCCGATGCCGATGTTCCACGGCAACGCGATCCTGGCGAACTGGGGACCGGCTCTGGTCGCCGGAGCCACCGTCGCCCTGCGCGACCGCTTCTCGGCCTCCGGCTTCCTCTCCGACGTCCGCGAGTATCAGGCCACGTACTTCACCTACGTCGGCCGCGCGATCTCCTACATCCTGGCCACCCCCGAGCACCCCGAGGACGCCGCAAACCCGCTGCGCGCCGGCTTCGGCACCGAGGCCGGGCCACGGGACCGGGAACGCTTCGAGCAGCGCTTCGGCTGCCACCTCTCCGAGGGCTACGGCGCCTCCGAAGGCGGCATCAACATCGTCGCGCCCCGCACCTTCCCGCCCTCGGTCCTGGCACGCGGCGCAGTGGTCGGCAAAACCAACCCGACCCTGTCGATCCTGAACCTCGAAACCGGCGCGCCCTGCCCGCCCGCCGAATTCGACGCCGCCGGCCGCCTCCTGAACGGCGCCGAGGCGATCGGCGAACTCGTCGGCACCGGACCCGGCGGCTTCACCGGCTACTGGAACAACCCCGCCGCCGACGCCGAACGCTTCGCCGACGGCCGCTACCGCAGCGGCGACCTGTTCTACGCCGACACCGACGGCTGGCTCTACTTCGCTGCCCGCAAGGCCGACCGCATGCGCGTGGACGGCGAGAACATCTCCGTGGCGCTCCTGGAGGCGATCCTCGCCCGCTGGGAGCCGGTCGAGGCGGTCGCCGCCTACGCCGTACCGGACGAGGTCACCGGCGACGCGGTGATGTGCGCCCTGGTCCTGAGGCAGGGCTCTGATTTCGACCCCGGGGCGTTCGCGGATTTCCTTGCCGCACAAGCGGATCTGGGCACCAAGATGGCGCCGCGCTTCGTCCGCGTCACCGCCGCCCTGGCCACCACAGCCACCGAGAAGGTGTCGCGCTACGCGATGCGGGAGCAGGGGTGGTGGGACGTAGGGGAGGACGCCGTGTGGGCTCGTACGGGCCGCCAGGGGGCTTATCAGCCCCGCGACACAGGCAGTGTCAACCGGAACTCCGCGCCGCCGCCCTGA
- a CDS encoding sensor histidine kinase, translating into MAADASAGPNAPFSTAPAFSAAPPTTQGSETYPARPNGQTAQSAPSALSRLGSPLSFWRRTPLRARLALAATVAVAAGIGGGVGFAYVAVRHSLTQQVDSGLQRQGAKVQDLLLTHHLPRYDETRSQQFGDTLTNSQFIDSTGTPLQPKLLPATLRTPYSVVVLAPASTRVIPISSADAQVAAGSMNSYMHSGEMNGQHVRILTLSIGQKDRALQIDAPLTAMDQQLSTLGWELFGAGAAGIVLAAGLGWLVTRTALRPVAELTSTAERIAATHDLAHRIPIDGAPGEPRDELGRLAATFNTMLDAVQEATDRQRQLVADASHELRTPLTSLRTNVEVLAHAQRLEPEDRQALVSGIMSGLDDMTMLVSDTVELARGEEQAALFEELRFDLLVRRCVDRAAMHWPKAVFKEDLEDCLVVGVTDRLAKAVRNLLDNAAKFSPDGGLVEVRTAPGADGTVTLTVRDHGPGIPEADLPHVFDRFYRAASARDLPGSGLGLAIVAQVAVGHGGGVTVAGAQGGGAEFRLTLPVSRG; encoded by the coding sequence GTGGCCGCTGACGCGAGCGCCGGCCCGAATGCCCCCTTCAGTACTGCCCCTGCCTTCAGTGCTGCCCCGCCGACGACTCAGGGCTCGGAGACGTATCCGGCCCGGCCCAACGGCCAGACCGCGCAAAGCGCCCCCTCCGCCTTGTCCCGGCTCGGCTCCCCCTTGTCGTTCTGGCGCCGTACGCCGCTGCGCGCCCGGCTGGCGCTGGCCGCGACCGTCGCGGTGGCGGCGGGCATCGGCGGCGGCGTGGGGTTCGCGTACGTGGCTGTGCGGCACTCGCTGACGCAGCAGGTGGACAGCGGTCTGCAACGGCAGGGCGCGAAGGTGCAGGACCTGCTGCTGACCCACCATCTCCCCCGCTATGACGAGACCCGCAGCCAGCAGTTCGGCGACACGCTGACCAACTCCCAGTTCATCGACTCCACCGGGACGCCGCTGCAGCCCAAGCTGCTGCCGGCGACGCTTCGCACGCCGTACAGCGTCGTCGTTCTCGCGCCCGCCTCGACCAGGGTGATACCGATCTCCTCGGCGGACGCCCAGGTCGCCGCCGGGAGCATGAACAGCTACATGCATTCCGGCGAGATGAACGGCCAGCACGTCCGCATCCTGACCCTGTCGATCGGCCAGAAGGACCGGGCCCTGCAGATCGACGCGCCGCTGACCGCGATGGACCAGCAGCTGTCCACGCTGGGCTGGGAGCTGTTCGGCGCGGGCGCGGCGGGCATCGTCCTGGCCGCGGGTCTGGGCTGGCTGGTCACCCGTACCGCGCTGCGTCCGGTCGCGGAGCTGACCAGTACCGCCGAGCGCATCGCCGCCACGCACGACCTCGCGCACCGCATCCCGATAGACGGTGCGCCCGGGGAGCCGCGCGACGAACTCGGCCGCCTGGCCGCGACGTTCAACACCATGCTGGACGCGGTCCAGGAGGCCACGGACCGGCAGCGCCAGCTGGTCGCCGACGCCTCGCACGAGCTGCGCACGCCGCTGACCTCGCTGCGCACCAACGTCGAGGTGCTGGCGCACGCGCAGCGTTTGGAGCCGGAGGACCGGCAGGCGCTGGTGTCCGGCATCATGTCCGGGCTCGACGATATGACCATGCTGGTCAGCGACACCGTCGAGTTGGCGCGCGGCGAGGAGCAGGCGGCGCTGTTCGAGGAGCTGCGGTTCGACCTGCTGGTGCGGCGGTGCGTGGACCGCGCTGCGATGCACTGGCCGAAGGCGGTTTTCAAGGAGGATCTGGAGGACTGTCTGGTCGTCGGGGTCACCGACCGGCTGGCCAAGGCTGTGCGCAACCTGCTGGACAACGCGGCCAAGTTCTCCCCCGACGGCGGGCTGGTCGAGGTGCGGACCGCACCCGGCGCGGACGGCACGGTCACCTTGACGGTCCGCGACCACGGACCGGGTATCCCCGAAGCCGATCTTCCGCATGTCTTCGACCGCTTCTACCGCGCCGCGAGCGCCCGTGATCTGCCGGGTTCGGGGCTGGGGTTGGCGATAGTGGCCCAGGTCGCGGTCGGGCACGGCGGCGGGGTGACGGTCGCCGGGGCTCAGGGCGGCGGCGCGGAGTTCCGGTTGACACTGCCTGTGTCGCGGGGCTGA